TACCTTCTGCGGATTGCGTTCCTTGCCGCCCTTCTTTTTGTTGCCCTTCATAGCTATTTCAAGACGAAGTTCCTCGTTCGGGAAAGAGTCTGGTACCTTGCCTTCTATGGGGGCCTTGCCCTTGCCTCTCTTGGGATTCTCATTGCCCCCTTCCCGGAAGCCTTCCTTCTCTTTGCAGGGCTTTCGCTTTTCCTTTTCGGTGTGGGGGGCATTGTGCGGTACTTTAAGCGCTCTTCCATCCGGGACTACCTCACCGGGCTCTACTCCCGGGTGTACTTCTTTGAAGAGTGGCTCCCCCGGGAGGTGAAGCGGCAAAACCGTTCCGGTGGGAGCATTGCCTTTGCCATGATTGATATCGATGGCCTAAAGAGGGTGAACGACCAGAGCGGGCACCATGCCGGGGACAGACTCCTCCAAAGGTTTGCCTCGGTGGTGCTTTGCAGTATCCGCAGGGAGGATGCCGCCGTTCGCTTTGGGGGAGATGAAATCCTCCTTGCCTTCCCAGGGGGGCAGGAAGAGGGAGTAAGAAAGGCTCTGAGGCGGATAGAGGAAGCCCTGCCAGATATCCCCTTTTCCTGGGGAGTGAGTGTCTGGGAGGGAAAAGGAGACCCTGAGGAAGCCATAAGGACAGCAGACTGCCGCATGTACGAGAGGAAGAGGGCCAAGAAGAACGGAGAGAATTCCTGGTGCGAGAGGCGGGAGTCGAACCCGCACGGGCTTTCACCCACTGGATCCTAAGTCCAGCGCGTCTTCCGTTCCGCCACTCTATATAGCCTCCGCCAGGTGGCGTCAATAAAGCTGGGGGCTTTGTGGATCGATCTGGGTTTCGTTCACGGCATACCCATGGAGGAATCCCGCCCTCTGTGTGGGACCCCTGCATTCCTTCCGTCTCTTGAAGTCCTCT
The genomic region above belongs to Candidatus Caldatribacterium sp. and contains:
- a CDS encoding diguanylate cyclase; protein product: YLLRIAFLAALLFVALHSYFKTKFLVRERVWYLAFYGGLALASLGILIAPFPEAFLLFAGLSLFLFGVGGIVRYFKRSSIRDYLTGLYSRVYFFEEWLPREVKRQNRSGGSIAFAMIDIDGLKRVNDQSGHHAGDRLLQRFASVVLCSIRREDAAVRFGGDEILLAFPGGQEEGVRKALRRIEEALPDIPFSWGVSVWEGKGDPEEAIRTADCRMYERKRAKKNGENSWCERRESNPHGLSPTGS